ATGGGTGAATTCTCGCAATATTATTATTTTTTGGCGTTTCAATAGTTTTTCTCGCCAAGTCGTTTAAGAAGTAAGTAAGATGAAAAAAGTAATCAGTGAACTACACGACGCTACGCTAAGTAAGCTTAAGCAAGAGATTGAAAAACAGAACCTTTCAGTAGAGCTCACCATCGTTACTGTAGGTGATGACCCAGCAAGCCAAGTTTATGTTAGAAACAAAATTCGACTGTTTGAACAACTAGAACTTCCTTGCCATCATCTCGTTCTACCAGAAGTTGGCACAACTCAAAATGACCTCGATGGAATTGCAGCTAAGGCAGACCACCCTATTCTGTTCCAATTGCCTTTACCTAATGGCCTTATCGCCCCCGATCTTCCAGCCTCTGTTGACGTCGATGGATTCGGTTCTGAAGCGCTAGGAAAGCTAGTGCTTGGTGAAGCACCGGTACTACCATGCACCGTGCAAGCAGCCATTGATATCATCGAAAACCACCTAGATGATGACCAAGGATTTGCTGGCCTAAATGTTGCAGTCATTGGCCGAAGCAACATCGTAGGCAAGCCACTGGTGATTGAGCTAATCAACCGCCAAAGTACAGTGACCAGCTTTAACAGCCGTTCGAAAACTGATAATACTGATTGGTCCGAGTTTGACGTTGTCGTCGTTGCAACAGGCCATCATGGCACGCTCGACAACAGTCAGTTCCGTAAAGGCCAACTCATTGTCGATGTGGGTATCAACCGAATCGATGGCAAACTCGTCGGTGATATAAAACACCTAGAGGATGTAAACACAGAAGCTAGCATCACGCCTGTGCCAGGTGGTGTTGGTCGCTTAACTTGTCTTCACGTATTGGGTAATGCGGTTAAGCTCAACGCTTACAATCAAAGCAAATAATGCCATACCCGTTTGCTACGACACGAAAAAGCCGCTCTTGTTAAGGAGCGGCTTTTTAAATGTTCATCAACAGTCACTCATGGTGACAGTGGGTTAAAACTCTTTAGGAGCAAAACCTGTCATTGCGTCTAGACGAAGCTCTTTACCAATTTTAGTCATTGGGTGAACCACCACTAGACCACGTACTGATTTTTTAAGTTTACCTAGGTCAGCTTGCTCAGCCTTGGTCAACTCACGAGAGAAAGGCATATCAAGCAGCATTTTGCGCTCTTTATTGAGATCGTAGCTTTGCTTGTGGTTTAGTTGGTTACGCTTCTTCTCTAGCTTATCAATTTCGTCCGAAAACTTAGAGATCATCTCATGATCGCCACGGCTTTTTGCTGCATTCAGCTTGTGATTACACTTATCCAAACGGTTATTTAGTTTTTGAAGTTCTTGTTTCGTGCTCATGGCGCTCGCCTTTGGATGATAAAATTGGGCGTGGAGTGTAACACAGCTTATGCTTTGACTTCCAATCGCTTAGCCACCTGAACTAGTTACTCATTTCTTTGTAGGTTAGATACAGTCGCGCATCAAGTTCTAACTGATGATAATCAGGTTCCATGTGGCAACATAGCTGATAGAACGCCTTATTGTGCTCCTTTTCTTTCAAATGAGCCAATTCATGAACGACCAACATCCGCAATAGAGGTTCTGGTGCATCTTTAAACAGACTCGCAATTCGGATTTCATTTTTTGATTTGATCTTACTGCCATGCACACGAGAAACATAACTGTGCAGGCCAAGGGCATTGTTAACCATATGAATTTTTTTATCGTAAACCACTTTACTTAGTGGAGCAGACTTTTTCATGTACTGGTTTTTCAATGCCTGAGTGTACTCAAAAAGCGCTTTGTCAGAGGTTATGTTGTGATTGGTTGGATAACGTTGGCTAACCCAGGCAGCAAGTTTGCCTTGGTCAATAAGGTGCTTGATCTGGTTTAAGATACTGTCTGGGTAACCTTGAACGTATTTCAGTGGATTATTCATTTAACTACATGGAGTTTTGCTAGTTTCCGGCTTAGTCGACTTTCGCACTGGACGATATGAACTTGGGTAGATTCATCACTCAAACGAGGATGGAGCCGGTAGCTATCGGGTAAAACAATAGGCTCGATTTTATCAGGTTCTACAGGAGTGAGTGTGTTTTTTCGAGGAGTATGTTGGCGCTTCTGCGCATACAGCATCGTCAAGGCAGTCAATGCCAAAGTGGTAAGTATGATCCATTCCATGGGGTATTCTCTTTATCGCTTGTCCTCCCATGATTCTAAGCAGGTTTAAATATCAAACACTACCTTTTTATCGCCATAACGTTAGCTGTATCGATTACTTATCCGAAGTTTTCTGCTCACTTTGGCTATGTACCAATTTAAGCTGTGTAGGTTTAGTCTTCGGCTCAGATAAATTGAGGTTACGAGCGGTATTGCCCTGCGTAGCAACAAGTCTTAGTTTGGGTTTGTTAACAGGTTTCTTTTGTTCTGAGTTATCTCGAGCGAGATACAGCGCTGACGATGCACCTTTTCCCTCTTTACTGCCAGCTTTATATTGACGAGCCACAAGCAATACAATGACCACGGTCAACACTCCATAAAACACTAACTCCATAATCACACTCCCTGCTATACCCCTAATTAAATAGTAGGCAATAAAATTAGGTTCGCTAACCCAAAGCTGGTCTGAGGTGATTGTAAAGAACAAAACAAAAGCGACCATCAAATGTCAACTCGAATAAAGTCGATAAAAATTGATCAAAAAAATCTAATGTGCAAAAGTCAATTGATGCAATTTTACCGCTTTACTCGTAAACACTCAATGAAACATAAGGATATGAAAAATAAAGTTTAATTTAAGAATACAGCATAAAGTATGGTGAAATATTTTTTGTAAAATTTACACTGTAAAATTTCTTTTGTGAAGTTTTGGTGAAAACTTGGTTAATCTAAAACTGAACCAAGCGAAAAGGTCAAAACAAACCTAGGTTCGACTAAGTTAACCATGACGAGGACACTACTATGGCAATGTCAACAGCAGAAAATAATCAGAACTTACAAAATGATTCAATGTTTGAAAACAAGGCTGTTGCAGGTGAGGTCGCAGCGACTAACACCCAAACTAGCCAACAACGTGCGAAAGAGATTTTGGATACTGCTTTCCCTCTTGAAGGTGGCTCGCACCAAGATGTTACCAACTACATGGTTTACTACTGCAACCTAGTGGCCTGTTTCAAGGATGGCACACTGACCGGCCTCAAAAACCCTAAGCAGTTTGTCGCCTTAGCCGGGCATAAACAAGAACCAGAGTCAGTTCTTCTGAAAGATGAGCATGGCTGCCACTTGGAAATCATGTTGGGTCAACGCCAAGGTAGAACAACACTTGCGAGAATTAGTGATATCCAGTTGGAGTCTAAAACTACACTTTGCGATAAAACCCAAACGAGCCACCGCTACTGGATAAGCCTAATGGAAACTGGGGCAAAAGGTGACCCAATCGCACACAGCGTAGACAAAGAATTTACAGGAAAAAGCGGCGACGATTACTCTCTAAATCGTTACTGCTAAATGGATTGCGTGGCGTGAGTATGAAGCTATTTGGC
This portion of the Vibrio sp. SCSIO 43136 genome encodes:
- a CDS encoding YibL family ribosome-associated protein, whose protein sequence is MSTKQELQKLNNRLDKCNHKLNAAKSRGDHEMISKFSDEIDKLEKKRNQLNHKQSYDLNKERKMLLDMPFSRELTKAEQADLGKLKKSVRGLVVVHPMTKIGKELRLDAMTGFAPKEF
- a CDS encoding bifunctional 5,10-methylenetetrahydrofolate dehydrogenase/5,10-methenyltetrahydrofolate cyclohydrolase; this translates as MKKVISELHDATLSKLKQEIEKQNLSVELTIVTVGDDPASQVYVRNKIRLFEQLELPCHHLVLPEVGTTQNDLDGIAAKADHPILFQLPLPNGLIAPDLPASVDVDGFGSEALGKLVLGEAPVLPCTVQAAIDIIENHLDDDQGFAGLNVAVIGRSNIVGKPLVIELINRQSTVTSFNSRSKTDNTDWSEFDVVVVATGHHGTLDNSQFRKGQLIVDVGINRIDGKLVGDIKHLEDVNTEASITPVPGGVGRLTCLHVLGNAVKLNAYNQSK
- a CDS encoding M48 family metallopeptidase; the protein is MNNPLKYVQGYPDSILNQIKHLIDQGKLAAWVSQRYPTNHNITSDKALFEYTQALKNQYMKKSAPLSKVVYDKKIHMVNNALGLHSYVSRVHGSKIKSKNEIRIASLFKDAPEPLLRMLVVHELAHLKEKEHNKAFYQLCCHMEPDYHQLELDARLYLTYKEMSN